In Pyrus communis chromosome 1, drPyrComm1.1, whole genome shotgun sequence, the following are encoded in one genomic region:
- the LOC137747081 gene encoding probable polyol transporter 6: MPKNTTTSLMEVEGSGESCETPERINKIACACAVVASIISIIFGYDTGVMSGAMIFIKEDLKINDVQVEVLAGILNICALVGSLAAGRTSDYIGRRYTIVLASIIFLIGAVLMGYGPNYAVLMTGRCTAGVGVGFALMIAPVYSAEISSAKSRGRLTALPELCISLGILLGYVSNYLFGKFTLKLGWRLMLGVAGLPSIVLAFGILKMPESPRWLVMQGRLAEAKKTLLLVSNSKQEAEHRFRDILVAAGINKNCNEDVVKVSNTTRGEGVWKELFLRPTPAVRRILIAAIGIHFFEHATGIEAVVLYSPRIFKKAGIIGKDKLLLATVGVGLTKTVFICVATLFLDKAGRRRLLLTSTGAMIIALTGLGFGLTMAEQSKEKLTWALSFSIVAVYVFVAFFSIGLGPITWVYSTEIFPLKLRAQGSSIGVAVNRLMNATVSMSFISIYKAITIGGAFFMFAGIAVLAWIFFFFFLPETKGRSLEEMEMVFSKTSDASRSRNDTV, from the exons ATGCCGAAGAATACTACTACATCCCTGATGGAGGTGGAGGGCAGTGGTGAAAGCTGCGAAACACCGGAAAGGATCAACAAGATTGCTTGTGCTTGTGCTGTGGTAGCCTCCATTATATCCATTATATTTGGCTATG ATACTGGTGTGATGAGTGGAGCCATGATCTTCATCAAGGAAGACCTCAAAATCAACGATGTACAAGTTGAAGTACTTGCAGGAATACTAAACATTTGTGCTCTAGTGGGATCCCTAGCCGCTGGAAGAACATCTGATTACATCGGTCGGCGTTACACTATTGTTCTAGCCTCCATTATTTTCTTAATAGGTGCAGTGCTAATGGGGTATGGTCCAAACTATGCAGTCCTAATGACTGGGAGGTGCACTGCTGGTGTCGGTGTAGGTTTTGCACTAATGATTGCTCCAGTTTACTCTGCAGAAATTTCATCTGCCAAATCAAGAGGCCGTCTAACCGCGCTCCCAGAGCTTTGCATAAGTCTTGGAATCTTACTAGGGTATGTATCAAATTATTTGTTTGGAAAATTCACTTTGAAACTCGGATGGAGATTGATGCTAGGAGTTGCTGGACTTCCTTCAATTGTCTTAGCTTTTGGGATTCTCAAAATGCCCGAGTCCCCAAGATGGTTGGTGATGCAAGGTAGGCTAGCAGAAGCCAAGAAAACTTTGTTACTAGTTTCTAATTCCAAACAAGAAGCTGAGCACCGTTTTCGCGATATCTTGGTTGCTGCTGGAATCAACAAAAATTGCAACGAAGATGTGGTGAAGGTCAGTAACACCACTAGGGGTGAAGGGGTTTGGAAAGAACTATTTTTGAGGCCAACGCCCGCCGTCCGCCGGATTTTAATTGCAGCGATTGGAATCCACTTTTTTGAGCATGCGACGGGGATAGAAGCTGTTGTGTTATATAGTCCAAGAATATTCAAAAAAGCTGGGATCATTGGCAAAGACAAGTTATTGCTTGCCACAGTTGGAGTTGGACTCACAAAAACTGTGTTTATATGTGTAGCCACACTGTTCCTTGACAAAGCTGGGAGAAGGCGCCTACTGTTGACCAGCACTGGTGCCATGATTATAGCCCTAACAGGTTTAGGGTTTGGTTTGACCATGGCTGAGCAGTCCAAAGAGAAGCTGACTTGGGCTCTAAGCTTCAGTATTGTGGCAGTATATGTGTTTGTGGCATTCTTCTCAATTGGGCTGGGGCCCATAACATGGGTTTACAGTACtgagatttttcctttgaaGCTTAGGGCACAAGGTTCCAGTATTGGGGTGGCTGTGAATAGGCTTATGAATGCAACAGTTTCTATGAGCTTCATTTCAATTTACAAGGCAATTACAATTGGAGGGGCCTTCTTTATGTTTGCAGGCATAGCTGTTTTAGCCtggatatttttctttttcttcttgccAGAGACCAAGGGAAGATCCTTGGAAGAGATGGAAATGGTTTTCAGCAAAACTAGTGATGCTAGTAGGTCTAGAAATGATACTGTATGA
- the LOC137714711 gene encoding uncharacterized protein, producing MVRFEKKGKLGLRYIRPYQITERVGEVAYRLKLPSELSKVHDVFHVSMLRHYVSDPSHVIPPQPLEINPDLTYNEEPVTILDWKEKVLRNKTMRLVKVLWRNHSVEQLRRLLGRQRTG from the coding sequence ATGGTACGGTTCGAGAAGAAAGGTAAGCTAGGTCTTAGGTATATCAGACCATATCAGATCACCGAACGAGTTGGTGAAGTTGCGTACAGGCTTAAGTTGCCTTCAGAGTTGTCTAAAGTGCATGATGTGTTCCATGTTTCCATGCTTCGTCATTATGTTTCGGATCCGTCGCATGTTATTCCTCCTCAACCTttggaaattaatccagatttgacttatAATGAGGAGCCAGTGACTATTCtggattggaaagaaaaggttctaaGGAACAAGACTATGAgattagtgaaagttttgtggagaaatcaCTCAGTTGAGCAGTTGAggaggctacttgggagacagaGGACAGGATAA
- the LOC137714623 gene encoding uncharacterized protein yields MSNLNKLDFTTLEVSGRNYLKWVQDVKLHLTAKNLHPAIGDERDNPVGEVKKSTAMIFIRRHIHDALQTEYLAEEDPRALWVTLADRFDHQNEIFLPEVRHDWQHLCFQEFKFVNEYNSEVYRIRSLLNFCNKTLIEEDLLEKTYSTFSPTNIVLQQQYGAQKFTKFSNFISVLLLVEK; encoded by the coding sequence atgtcgaatttgaacaaactcgacttcaccactttggaggtctctggaaggaactacctcaagtgggtccaagatgtgaaactccacctcactgcaaagaatttgCATCCCGCCATTGGAGATGAGAGGGACAACCCAGTTGGTGAAGTTAAGAAATCcactgctatgatcttcatccgaagacatattcatgatgcCCTGCAAACTGAGTACCTTGCTGAGGAGGATCCACGAGCACTATGGGTCACTTTGGCTGATcgctttgatcaccaaaatgaaatcttcttgcctgaagtaagacatgactggcagcatttgtgcttccaagaatttaagtttgtgaatgaatataattctgaagtttatcgaatccgatcacttctcaatTTTTGTAACAAGACTTTGATCGAAGAAgatctcttggagaagacctattcgaccttctctcCTACTAATATTGTCTTGCAGCAACAATATggagctcagaagttcactaagttttcgaattttatctctgttttacttctcgttgAAAAGTAG
- the LOC137729434 gene encoding transcription repressor OFP7-like, translating into MAKRFNLRFSRVITSFHSCRSKDPSSLPSNPVPSFLRPPPLATAPTPPLPSKTHHHSSSIKRHVLFCGCRPRPTLSDDDHTKSSPDLHKFEWDREDKWHVVAKVYDITPRRKIYTSSASPESDANDGASPPPSSAIEKEQKRKTRRVNRKKKRTTSRIRISASSFETGLFSSEGGGFDDGEETETLVSTRSSSRSFSTDSSPPPRRRKKKRSSSAARHSLSRKSAAGESEAVPARLSMFQRLIPCRVEGKVRESFAVVKKSEDPYEDFKRSMMEMVLEKQMFEERELEQLLHCFLSLNSKEHHRVIVEAFTEIWEGLFCCSARSSGARVSRAL; encoded by the coding sequence ATGGCGAAACGTTTCAATCTCCGATTCTCCCGAGTCATCACCTCCTTCCATTCCTGCCGTTCGAAAGATCCCTCCTCTCTCCCCTCAAATCCTGTCCCTTCATTCCTCCGTCCACCCCCCTTAGCCACGGCCCCGACACCACCTCTACCGTCCAAAACCcaccaccactcctcatccatcaAACGCCACGTGTTATTTTGCGGCTGTAGACCCAGACCAACGCTCTCCGACGACGACCACACCAAATCATCGCCCGATCTTCATAAGTTCGAGTGGGACCGAGAGGACAAGTGGCACGTTGTCGCAAAAGTCTACGACATCACCCCCCGACGCAAAATCTACACTTCCTCCGCCTCGCCCGAATCCGACGCAAACGATGGCGCTTCACCTCCTCCCTCCTCCGCCATAGAGAAGGAACAAAAGAGGAAAACGCGACGAGTcaacagaaagaagaaaagaacgaCGAGTCGCATCCGGATCAGCGCGTCCTCGTTCGAAACCGGACTTTTTAGCAGCGAAGGCGGCGGCTTCGACGATGGCGAAGAAACCGAAACCCTAGTCTCCACCAGATCATCCTCCAGAAGCTTCTCCACCGACTCTTCGCCGCCGCCAAGGCGAAGAAAAAAGAAGCGGAGCAGCAGCGCCGCCAGACACAGCCTTTCGAGGAAGTCTGCGGCAGGGGAGAGCGAAGCTGTGCCGGCAAGGCTGTCGATGTTTCAGAGGCTGATACCGTGCAGGGTGGAGGGAAAAGTGAGGGAGAGCTTCGCGGTGGTGAAGAAGTCAGAGGATCCTTACGAGGATTTTAAGAGGTCGATGATGGAGATGGTTTTGGAGAAGCAGATGTTTGAGGAGAGGGAGCTGGAGCAACTGCTGCATTGCTTTTTGTCGTTGAATTCGAAAGAGCATCATAGGGTTATTGTTGAAGCTTTCACAGAGATTTGGGAGGGTTTGTTCTGTTGTAGTGCAAGATCCTCAGGAGCTAGGGTTTCTAGGGCTCTTTGA